The genomic region CATGTGTGTGCTGAAGTTGTCTGTGTGGTGTTAAGACAAGTGTCTTTAGCTTTGGGTCCTTGTTGTGCTAGCTGAACCAGCAGTAGAGGCTACTTAGTTACTCCAGTGGTCTTCCGTTTTTCTCATCGACCTTTagaacagggatcatcaactagatacAGCCACAAGTCAACTTTTTTTTTGACTTGAGCGGATGGTCGGTGGggcggaacataattacaaatcatatgtagaagcccaaacagaaataacatttgactaaaacatgaatcatttcaaaccttgcttacatttgtatatgatcacgtgTCTCTCTAATATGCGTGGagatacttgggaacagatttcccaaattaaaatcacttggagctgatttcctggtgtttttacagtcttttatgtccaacaatgatcATTTAAAATTCACAACAATAACAAAAGATATGTTTGGGGGCCAAATACAACCACACCGCAGGCCGTCCGCCCGTTGGGGAACTCTGCCATAAAATGATCTGTGCCGCTCCTGTGTCTGTTTAGTGGAGCTCGTCTTACATTCCTTTTCATATGGTTCTGGAGGGTGTGTATAATTGTGTTTTATGACTGTTTGGCTTATCTTGTTGGGTGTTTCAGTGATAGGATTTTACTCTGATAAACACTACACCTAAGCCCTGCCTACTATACTCAAACAAGCGGACGTATGCCAGGTAGAACAAAACAGACATGCTCCCACTGCATGTTCTGGCCTGTTCCACTTAACAGAGTTGTGATGAACTCTGAATGGACCATTGGACacagctttttttttttaaatgtgatttCAGTCACTGGATGTGCAATGCATGTACCAAATGCTTTGCACTGTTGCCGTAGAGTTTTAATATTGTGCTTAAAACATGAATTTGCTATTTCATCCATTATACTGTGCTGTAGGTTAGTTTTCTTGGGATGTCATGTGTTTCTTGGCGTTCCGTAGAACCTGGATGACGAGCCAGTGCCCACGGGGAAGGAATATCAATGGCAGAACCGCCCTGTTTCCGAGTGGACCAATCAGCAAGTCTGTCACTGGTTGATGGGCATGAACATGGACCAATACACGCCCGAGTTCACTGCCAAGGGTGTGGATGGCCATCAGCTCATGCACCTGGACAGTGACAAGTTGAAGGTACGAGGGCATCACAAGCAACAAGACCACAGTTCAGAACTCATATGTAGGCCACACAGTTTCAGTCAGAAGGAAGAAAGTACAATTGAAGTGATTTTTCATATCATCCAAATGCAAGCGCTTCCATTTACAGCAGCGGTCAGGTTTAAAGCCATAGACTTCCACCTTATAGCCCCAAATAAACCGGCTGAATTCCACAATGATTTACACTAAAATGGTACATATGGAAAACGACACAATAAATGAGAGGATATTGTCCGAAGTGTATATACATTTCATAGAGGTGTGTTCTAAAATGTGACCAGTGATGTTTGTCCCCTCAGGCCCTAGGTGTGTCCAGCCAAAGTGACCGGGCCACCATCAAGAAGAAGCTGAAGGACATGAGGAAGGCCCAGGAGAAgctggagaaacagagggagaaaagggagaagGAATCACGGCGCAGCGGGAGACTGCCTCCCAACACTGACTCTGTCTGCTGAGCTGCCCCAGAGgtgacccactctctctctctctctgaacataACCCAACACATTCTCCCTCAAGTGAGGCAGGACATTCAACGACCCTTGTATCTGTTCTGTTTCACATATATGTCTACGTAAGTGCCATCCACCTCAGTTCACCGCAGTTACTTAGAGAGCACTAAAGCTGTCACTCATCATGTCAGTTTATAATGACCAGTAACAATAATGTTAGCACACCAGTGTTGATTTACCATGCCAATTGGAAGAATCATCTGAAAATAGCCCGATTTGTCGTTGGCTATTGATACCTTTCCTAGTTTTTGGTTATTCACAAGAACACACGAGCTGGCTCTGCTttataatcaaatcaaacacgCTGACAGTCCTGTCGCCAGCAGTATCTGTGTCACATCATTGTggtagattgggggggggggggtgatactgTAATGACAAGTGTTGGGGACATGACCAAAGGCAAAACCCAACAtgtttatttttacctttataaAGCTATAAAGCAGTAATTTTATCTCTTTTTGAGTTTCCAGATATGTAGTTCCAGGATTTGTATACATTTACCCATACAACAAGTGGAATGAGTTCAGTACTACTTTTTACATGTTTTATAGTGTATTTTTGCTAGCGTAACTTTCCTGTAGCCATGTACAGATATTTTGTTGCAGGAACTTTGTACAGTTGAGATAAAAGTACTATACAATCTTTTAAGCTTAAAAGGGTGACAAGGTTTTAGGTGTATAAATTAACTTTTCTACATATCAATTAACCGCATAACTTTTTAAAATCAAATTATTAAAGGTTCATCATTTATAATACTTTTTCTACTAAGTAGAATAGCCACTAGGATGAAAACATCTCTGCTAAAGGCAAAAGAATCAAGTAACGACAACGTAAATGctgtttatatatataacccGTTCCCAACTGTGCCTGTTTTGAGAATGGATGTACTACTCCGTGGTCCTATTGAGCCGGAGAATTTGACGTGTTGCTGAAATGGTACCAATACATGCAATATTATTCTACAGTGCATGCACTCCTTGCTGACAGGGTGTGGGGTCCATGAGAacacgaggtgtgtgtgtgcacctatGACAGTAAATCTGTTGAATAGCTTGCCGTCTTGTCAACATGAATGATGGGTGCATGTTAAGCagcataaaataaacaaattctcACATCAGATTCTTTTGTGGGTGTATTTTGTGCTTTATTGGAAGGTCTAATGGTTTCCGCAATCATGAGATGGAAGTTCCACTATAAGGTCAGTAACACTTGCCAGATATAACACATATCGATTAGAACAAggactatatttttatttctcTGATGTCATGTATCACTGGAGGACAAAGAAAACATGTACTTCTATACTGTCGATAAAATAATATTCCTTCAGCGATAGCAGAGGACATGGAAAAAGACCTCGTAGCTGCACAACTTTAACAAACATCTTCAGCCAGTGGAGAACATTCTATAAATAACAAGCAACATTCACACTTGTTCCCCTTTCAGCAAAATGCTAGAAACCAAGCAATCCTTTCACATAATAAACATGTCAGTTTTGAAAAAGCAACACTCCCAGAAACAAACATATGGCACTAGAACTTTGCTAGTTATGTATCCATACAACCAGTAAAGGTGCAAAGGGTTTTGACCTATTGCTTCCCACAGTGGAACAGCTATAGCGTCACTCACAAAGCAATTAATGTACAGTAAGTCATCTAGCAAATGACACTAATCTAACCAGGAGGCATCTAGGCCTAAAAACTACGGAACGTTGTCATGTCCTTGGGCTCCTTGCTTGGAACACACCAGTCGTCTGCCTCGTGCATGGTCTTGTAGTGCTTCCAGACTGACTTGTTGTAAACAGGAAGCCTCTCGATGGACTCCGTGGACAATGCCTGCACACAATTGTAGAGGGAATAATGGGAGAAATGAGTTTCAAGTTACTCTGAAAAATATCAGCACTTGTATACAATGCTTTTAACGTCTCGTTTTTGTGACTTACCCGGATATATATCACAGCATCGGTGCCATAGCCCTCCAGAGAGTACAGCTTCAAATCACCTTGGAAGTATCTGGCATATAATCGAGAGATGGGCAGGCCGTACCCATATCCAGCCTACAACACAACAGATAAGAGAATGCTTACAATACTGTAATGAATATTAATACTATGTGCTCCTTGTTATGAAGTGGAAAGTCTCACCAGAGGGCTGCGTTGGCCGTCCATGCTGGGCGGGGGGGCGGTGGAGTAGGTGTAGGTGAACAGCCTCTCAATCTTCCTCAGAGGGACCCCTCCTCCGCGATCACTCACCTGGAAGAGTAAATAGCATCGACTAAAGACTCACTGATAAGCCTGATATGATATGGCGTCTTTCTAGCCATATAAGAGAGGACAAATGAGAAGCAGCACTGCAGAGTAGTTGTACCTTGACTGTCAGGTCTTCACTCCCCAGGGCCACCTGGGCATGTACAGGAGGATAGTCCATAGAGTCGCCATACAACTCCATGGTGGCTCTCATGGCATTCTGGAGAGATCGAATCCACATTTAAGGTTACATTTTTTTCTCAGAACTTAAAAAAAACAGAAGCTCATAAGTCTGAATtttgaagtttaaaaaaataaggcATACCTTGAAAAGTTCAAATACCATGTGGTAGAGATGGGATGGCACATACACTACAGTCACTGGCTTTCCATCATCTTTCACTGTAGGGACAATTGGAAAATGTAGGAACTGTCATGCAATAATTTCAGAAAATACATGTAAATGCAGTCTAATATCATAGAAATGTCCACCAAGTTTATTATTATGCATAAGTCAGGAATGAAAACTAAACATTTACCATTGAATTGTTCCAGTACCAACTCAGGAGAGTTCATGTAATACCGATCACATAGGTTTCTTGCATTTTCATACGCATCTGGGGTAAAGGCAAAGCAGTTAGGAAAGTAATACTAAATTGTTGCCATCAATTTAGGCCTATTTCAGTTGTTTAAAATTGTGCAGCACTTACCCCTAACTACTTCAGTAACACTGCAGTGCGGATCAATACTGCCAATCTGTTTAGGATGCGCTGGGTTTACCCTCACCTTCCCACCAAAAAGCAGGGCT from Oncorhynchus masou masou isolate Uvic2021 chromosome 29, UVic_Omas_1.1, whole genome shotgun sequence harbors:
- the pdk1 gene encoding pyruvate dehydrogenase (acetyl-transferring) kinase isozyme 1, mitochondrial — encoded protein: MRILRALMSNAASMGKHIDYYSRFSPSPLSMKQFLDFGSGENACEKTSFAFLRQELPVRLANIMKEINLLPDNLLKTPSVRLVQSWYMQSLQDIIEFKEKDADDEKVTYDFTDAVIKIRNRHNDVIPTMAQGVVEYKETYGTDPIVSQNVQYFLDRFYMSRISIRMLLNQHTLLFGGKVRVNPAHPKQIGSIDPHCSVTEVVRDAYENARNLCDRYYMNSPELVLEQFNVKDDGKPVTVVYVPSHLYHMVFELFKNAMRATMELYGDSMDYPPVHAQVALGSEDLTVKVSDRGGGVPLRKIERLFTYTYSTAPPPSMDGQRSPLAGYGYGLPISRLYARYFQGDLKLYSLEGYGTDAVIYIRALSTESIERLPVYNKSVWKHYKTMHEADDWCVPSKEPKDMTTFRSF